A window of Hymenobacter siberiensis genomic DNA:
ATGCCATGCTGCTGGTAGCCGAAGCGGCCGAGGTCCTGCACGGTGGTCAGCAGGCCGGGACGGAGAATGTGCAGACTCATGGCTGCGGCGGCTGAATCTCCGCAAACTCCGCCTCTGAAATTGCCACAAACCGCAGCTTTTGCCCCGCCCGCAGCCGGCTGGGCTGCTCCCATCCGGCATCGAACAGCGCCAGGGGCGTGCGGCCAATAAGCTGCCAGCCGCCCGGCGTGGGCAGCGAGTAAATCCCCGTTTGCGGCCCCGCGATGCCTACCGTGCCGGCCGGTACCAGCGGGCGCGGCTGCGGCCGGCGCGGCGTGGCCAGCCGCGCATCGAGCCCGCCCACGTAGGGGAAGCCGGGTGCGAAGCCAATCATATGCACCAAGTATTCGGGGGCCGTGTGCAGGGCAATTACTGCCGCCGGGCTCAGTCCGGTGTGCTGGGCTACGAAGGCTAAATCCGGCCCGAACGCGCCGCCGTAGCACACCGGGATTTCCACTACTTTGGTTTCTTCGGCGGCTTCAGCTTCTCCAGAAACCGGGAGTAGCTCGCGCAGCTGGGCCGCCACCCGCTCGTAGGGCATGTGCTGGCCGTTGCCGCTGGCCAGCCACGGGTCGTAATAGACGGTGAGTGTAGTGAAGGCGGGTACCATCTCGCGCAGGCCCGCAAACGGCTGCCGCAGCAGCCGGGCGCTGAAAGCCGCGATGGCCCGGTGCGTAGCCGCACTGATATCGTTGCCGAATTCCAGCACCACGGCCGCATCGCCTAGCGGGTACAGCCGCACGGGCAATGACATGGCAGACGGCGGCAGCACGGTACTCACGAAGCAGCGGTTACTTTTGAAGCTCTCAGCACTGGCCTATTCCAATGACATTTCGCTTTTGTAAATATGGCAGGGCCGGGGCGGTTCTGCTCGCACTGCTTGCCACCGCCTGCCACCGCGCGCCCATGTTCACCACGCCCGTGACCACTGCGAAAGCGCCGCTGCCCACCGAGCCCACCGAGCCCGACCCGCCCGTGACCACCGGCGTCTCCGAAATGGTGGCCGTGGCGCGCAAGGCCACCATCAGCGGGGTGGCCTATAACCTTAGCCTGCATGTTCCGGCGCTGAAAACGGAGCCCATTGAAGCCATTGAGCAGGTTTCCTTCAATCTGAAGGATAATCGCCACCCGGTACAGCTTGACTTTAAAGCCCCCACCGGCCACCTGCACAGCCTCATCGTCAACGGCCAGCCCGTGGCCCTCGACCACCGCAACGAGCACCTCGTGCTGCCTGTCGCCGCCCTGCGCCGGGGCCATAACGTGGCCGAAATTCGCCTGCGGGCTGGCGAGCAGTCACTCAATCGCAACGACGATTACCTCTACACGCTGCTGGTGCCCGACCGCGCCCGCACCGTCGTGCCCGTGTTCGACCAGCCCAATTTGAAAGCCACGTTCACGCTGGCCCTCACCGTGCCCGCCGGCTGGCAAGCCATAGCCAACGCCCCCGTGCAGGATTCGACCCTGAATGGAGCAACGAAACAGTATCTTTTTGCTGCTTCCGACAGCATGAGTACCTACCTGTTTTCCTTCGCGGCGGGTAAGTTCACGCGGCTAAACCGGACGCTGAACGGCCGGGCTATGAGCCTGCTGCACCGCGAAACCGACTCCACGAAGCTGCGTCTGAGCCTCGACCCCATTTTCCAGCTGCACGCCGATGCGCTGGCGTTTATGACTGCGTACACCGGCCTGCCGTACCCGTTTCAGAAGTTTGATTTCGTGGCCATTCCCGACTTCCAATACGGGGGCATGGAGCACGTGGGGGCCATTGATTACAAGGCCTCTACGCTGTTTCTGGACGAGGGTGCGACCCAGGACCAGGTGCTGGCCCGCAGCAGCCTGATAGCGCACGAAACGGCGCACATGTGGTTCGGCGATTTGGTGACCATGCAGTGGTTCAACGACGTGTGGATGAAGGAGGTATTCGCCAATTTCATGGCCGATAAAATCACGCAGGTGGCCGTCAAAAACTCGAACTACGACCTCAAATTCGTTATCGACCACTACCCCGCCGCCTACGGCATCGACCGCACCGCCGGGGCTAACCCCATTCGCCAGCCGCTGACCAACCTGCAGGACGCGGGCTCGCTCTACGGCAATATCATCTACCACAAAGCGCCCATCATGATGCGCCAGCTGGAGCGCCTGATGGGGCCCGAACCCTTCCGCGATGGCCTGCGCGAATACCTCAAAACCTACGCCCACGGCAACGCCACCTGGCCCGACCTCATCAAAATCCTCGACGCCCGCACGCCTGCCGACCTACAAGCCTGGAACCAGGTGTGGGTGAACCAGCCCGGCCGCCCTGTCTTCACCGCCGACCTGCAAACCAGCGCCAATAAAATCACCAGCCTCACCCTCACCCAGCGCGCCGAAGATGGCTCCGACCGCCTCTGGCCCCAGCTCTTCGAAGTGCTGCTGATGTACCCCGACGGCCACACCAAAGAGCTGACCGTGAACATGAACGCGCGTACCGTGCCCGTAACCCAGGCCGTGGGCGAGCCCGCCCCGCGCCTCGTGCTTTACAACTCGTCGGGCCTGGGCTACGGCGTGTTTCCGACCGCCCCGGCGCTAACCGCGCAGCTTTCGAAGCTGAAAAACCCGGTGGCCCGCGCCGCCGCCTACGTCAACCTTTACGAGAACATGCTCAACGGCCAGGTTATCCGGCCGCTGGCGCTGCTCAGCGTGTATCGGCAAGCCCTTACCCTGGAGCCCGAGGAGCTGAATCTGAAGCTGCTCACAGGGCAGGCCAGCGCTGTTTTCTGGCAGTTTCTCACGCCCACCCAGCGGCTGGCCGTGGGGCCGGCTTTGGAGAAGGACCTGTGGGCGGCATTGCAGAAAAACCCCTCGGTCAATTCCCAGAAGCTGCTTTTCAAAACCTACCAGTCCGTGGCGCTCAGCCTGCCGGCGCAGGCCCGCCTCTACCACATCTGGCAAACCGAAAAAGCGCCCGCCCGCGTGAAGCTGACTGAGGACGACTACACCGCCCTGGCCCTGGCGCTGGCCGTGCGCGACTATCCGGCCGCTGAGCCCATTCTGCCCCAGCAGCTGGCCCGCATCAAAAACCCCGACCGCCGCCAACGCCTCGAATTCCTGATGCCCGCCCTTTCGCCCGACGGGGCTACCCGCGACGCTTTTTTTGCTTCGCTGAAAGACAAAGCCGGCCGTGCCAAAGAGGCCTGGGTGACGGCCGCGCTGGGTTATCTGCACCACCCGCAGCGCCAGGCCACGTCCGAAAAATACCTGCCCGCCAGTTTGGATTTGCTCCAGGAAATCCAGCTCACCGGCGATATTTTCTTCCCCTACGGCTGGTTGCAGGCTTCGCTGGGCAGCTACCAATCGGCCACGGCCGCCGCCACGGTGCGGGCCTTTCTGGCCGCGCATCCGGACTACAACCCGCAGCTGCGCGCCAAGCTGCTGCAAGCCAGCGACGACCTGCTGCGAGCCGAGAAGCTGGCGCGGTAGTGGTGCTGACGTGACGCATAGGCCTACTCAAATCACCGAAATAATGGTCAGTCCCAGTAGCATCAAAAGCAGCTTCCGCCATGCCATCCAACGCGGTACCGGCCGGGCTCATTTGCTGGCCCTGGCCCATCCCGGGGTCGATTTTTCGTCGTCTATTATTGAGGCGGCGCTGAAGAATTTTGCCTACGACGGGCAGTCCGAGCCCAGCCGCGCACTTTATCTCTACGAGCTGTATTGCCTGTCGGCGCAGCAGGGCCGGATTCGGCGGGCCGTGCTGCAGGCTTTGGCCACGGAACAGGATGATACCTGGACGCTGACTCAGCTATTTGCGTTGGCTTTGCTTTTTGCGCAGCACGGCGATGCCGCCGCCCGCCAGGCCATGTACCGCCGTTTTCTGAACCACCCGATTAGCGGTTCCGATTGGGTTGGGGCCGAAGAAATTATGACGCTAGATGGCCTAGAAGGGCTTCAATACATTGCGCGCAAATTTGGCCGGGTTCTGGCCCGAAACCCCGATGACTGGCAGGACGACCACCTCATTCTCGCCTTCCAAGAGCAGCATCCCGCCGTGGATGCCTGGGCGGAATTGCGGCAGCTAGCCGAGCAGGACGAGGACGTGCGCCGCTACCTGCGATGCGTGCAGGCCACGCGCGAGCTGCGGGCTGCCCCACCCGAGCCTCAGCCCCAGCCCGGCTTGGACGACCTTCTGCAAAGCGCCAGTCGCGCCTACGGTCGCTTTGCGCTGAGGCGGGCTGCGCTGAAACCCGACGAAATTCTGCAGCTGGCCGAGCGCCTGCTGACGGAGCAAAACCAAAAAGTGCGGGAAAATCTGCTGCACGTTTTCACCCGGATTAAATTTCCGCTGGCCTACCAGCCCATCCTGGCATGGGCCCGCCAGAAGATAAACAGCCAAAACCGCCTCACGATTGAATACGCCATCGAAGCCTTGCAACACCTGCACGCGCCGGACATCCGCGCATTTGCGTTGGAACGATTGGCAGCTACTAGCCGCCCTGGCCGGTATACCGACCTGCTCGTCAGCAATTATCAGGCGGGCGATGCCCCGCTACTGACCAGTCTCGTGGCTCGCACCCACGATGAGCACATGCTGGAAATGCTGGCCGGCAGCTACACCGCTATTTACCGGCTCAATAAGACGCCGGAATGCGCCGCGCCCTTGCTGGCCCTGTATCAGAAGATGACTTGTGGCATTCACCGCCGGGACGTCGTGGAGTTGCTTATTGAAAACGAGGTGCTGCCGGCCTGGCTGAACGAGGAGTTCCCGTTCGATAGCTACGTCGAAACGCGCTTGCTGCACCAGCCTCGTTCTATACTGCGGTAGCGAAGAACCGCTCGCATCCTGTGTCAGCACTTTCTCCACTAGCAGCAGCGGCTTCGCGACACCCAAAAGCAGGTTGGGGAAAAGCATCAACCGGTGGAATATAATGAAAGGCCCAGTCCCTTTAAGAATGCTTCCGGCCCCCGATGCAGCGTGGCATTTTGCCGTAATCTGGTGGTAATTTCGGCCGGGCCAGGCAGGCTGGTCCGCCGATGTATTTCTCCGAAAATTCTCCCGATGAAAAAAACCATTACTCTGGCATTGCTGGGCACCGCCCTGCTGGCGTCCTTCCGCCCGGCCCTGCCGCCCACCGAAGCCCTCAAAACCGAAGCCCTGCAGGATTTGCAGGCCCACTACGCCGAGTACCAGCAAGTGGCGCAGCGCATCTGGGGCTTTGCCGAGATGGGCTATAAGGAAACCAAAAGCTCGGCGCTGCTGCAGGAAACCTTGCGCAAAAACGGCTTCACGGTGCAGGCCGGCGTGGCCGATATTCCCACGGCGTTTGTGGCCACCTACGGCAGTGGCCAGCCGGTTATCGGCATCTTGGCCGAGTACGATGCGCTGCCGGGCCTGGCCCAGGAGGCCGTGGCCGATAAGTCGCCCATTGCCGGGCAGAACGCGGGCCACGGCTGCGGCCACAACCTCTTCGGCACGGCCAGCGTGGCGGCCGGCATCGAAATCAAAAAGCTGCTGAAGGAAGGCAAGCTGCACGGCACCGTGAAGGTGTACGGCTGCCCGGCCGAGGAGGGCGGCAGCGGCAAGGTGTACCTGGTGCGGGCCGGCCTGTTCAACGGCGTGGATGCCGTGCTGCACTGGCACCCCGGCAGCGAAAACGCCACGATGGTGGGCAAGTATATTGCTAATTCGTCGGCCAAATTCCGGTTTCACGGCGTGGCCGCGCACGCCGCCGCCGCGCCCGAGCGGGGCCGCAGCGCCCTCGACGGCGTGGAGGCTATGGACAACATGGTGAACATGATGCGCGAGCACGTGCCCCAGGAAACCCGCATTCACTACGTTATCACCAACGGCGGTAAGGCCCCCAACGTAGTGCCCGATTTCGCCGAGGTGTACTACTACGTGCGCCACCCCAACCGCGCTGAGGTAGAGGCCGTGTTTGCCCGCGTGGTGAAAGCCGCCGAGGGCGCCGCCCTGGGCACCGGCACCACCATGGACTATGAAATCATCGGCGGCACGCACGATTTGCTTATCAACGAAACCCTGGCCCACACCCTGCAGCGCAACCTGGAGCAGGTGGGCGGCGTGAGCTACACGGCCGAAGAAGCCGCTTTCGGCAAGAAAATTCAGGAGTCGCTGGGCGCGCCCGCGCCGCCCGTAGCTCAGGCCGCCGAAGTATCGCCTTACCTGCTGCGCGACCTCGGCGGCAGCAGCGACGTGGGCGACGTGAGCTACGTGGTGCCAACCGTGGGCCTGATGGCCGCCACCTGGATACCCGGCACGCCCGCCCACAGCTGGCAGGCCGTGGCGTGCAGCGGCAAAGAAATTGGCAGCAAAGGCATGATGGTGGCCGCCAAAACCATGGCCCTCACCGCTATCGACCTGTTCAGCGATGCCGAATTGGTGGCTAAGGCGAAAGCGGAGCTAAAGCAGAAAGTGGGCAGCTACGTGTACAAACCCCTGCTCGGCGACCGCAAGCCGGCGCTGAACTACCGCGACTAACGCACCCGCTGCTTTGAAAAGCTGGGTGGCAGCCGTCCGTCATGCTGGAAACAGAACGTCATGCCGAGCGCAGCCGAGGTATCTCGCTTGGGGTAACAACTCAATCGTGAGGACGATTCGAGCGCGATGCCTCGGCTGCGCTCGGCATGACGTTCTTTATCACTATATTTTAATCATCTCTCGTCCCATGAAAAACTTCTCCTCCTGGCACCTGGCCCTGCTGTGGCTGCTGTTGCTGCCTACGGCGGCCCTCCGGGCTCAAAATCGCCCTTTTGAGCTGGGCGACCTGGCCAAAATGACCGGCTTGGCCGACCCGCAGTTTTCGCCCGATGGCAAAAGTATTGCCCTGGTGGTGACCACGCCCGACTACGCCGAAGACCGGTTTCTGACCAGCCTGGTACTGGTGAACCCGGCCAACGGGGAGCAGCGCACGCTGGCGGCCGGCCGCCTCGGCCTGACGCAGCCTCGCTGGTCGCCCAACGGCCAGGAGCTGGCTTACCTGGTCAAAACCGGGGCCGGCAAGGACTCGGTGCCGCAGCTGTTTGTGCAGGCCCTGCGCGGCGGCGAACCCCGCCGGCTTACCAATGCCCGCAGAGGCGTGCAGCACTACGCCTGGCGGCCCGACGGCGGGACGGTAGCCTACGTGACGGCCGACAAGGCCAGCAACGCAGCCGGCCCGCCCGACAAGGGCTACGACGCGTTTGAGGTGGGCAACAACGACCTGTTTCTGGGTGCCGCGCCTACGGTTTCGCACATCTGGCTGGTGCCGGCGGCCGGTGGCGCGGCCACCCGCCTCACCTCCGGCGCGTGGAGCCTGCCGGTGACCATTCCGCCGGGCGCCCCCTCGTCGCCCCTGTCCTGGAGTGCCGATGGCAAGTCGCTGACCTTCGTGCAGGTGCCGGGGCCGTATTCCGGCGATGGCAACCAGCGCACCGCGCAGGTGCTGAACGTGGCCGATGGTACTGTGCGCCCCCTCACCGGCCGCAAGATGCTGGAGGGCTACCCCACGTTTTCGCCCGATGGCAGCCAGCTTTCCTACTGGTACCCGCGCCAGGGCAACACCAACAACATCAACGAAATATGGGTAACGCCCGCGGCCGGCGGCGAAGGTCGCAACCTGACCCCAGCCCTAGACCGTGACGTGTTTCGCACCATCTGGATGCCCGATGGCAAGAACCTGCTCCTGGGCGGGCTCGATGGCAACCGCACCGCCCTGTGGCTGCAGCCGCTGAAGGGCGGCGCGGCCCGCAAGCTCAACCTGGGCACGGTGAGCCCGAACTGGTCGTTTTGGGTAGATGTGGCCGTGAGCCGCACCGGCGCCCTGGCCTTCATCGGCACCGACCCCGGCCACCCCGCCGAGCTTTACTACATGGCCTCGCCCACGGCTGCCCCCAAAGCCCTCACCGACTTTCATAAAGAGGTGCGCGCCCTGCAATTGGGCAAGGCCCAGACCCTCACCTGGCAGTCGGACGGCGTGACCAACGATGGCGAGCTGACCTACCCTTCCAACTACACACCCGGCAAAACCTACCCACTGGTGCTCGTTATCCACGGCGGCCCTACGGCCGCTTCCACGGCTACCTTTTCGGCCCAGGCCCAGCTGTTTGCGGGCCGGGGCTACTTCGTGTTCGAGCCCAACTACCGGGGCAGCGACAACCTCGGCAACGCCTACAAAGCCGCCATTACCCACGATGCGGGCGCCGGCCCCGGCCGCGACGTGATGGCCGGCCTGGCCCAGCTCAAGCGCAGCGGGATGGTTGATACTTCCCGCATTGGCGTGAGCGGCTGGAGCTATGGCGGCTACATGACGGTGTGGC
This region includes:
- the pxpB gene encoding 5-oxoprolinase subunit PxpB, giving the protein MSLPVRLYPLGDAAVVLEFGNDISAATHRAIAAFSARLLRQPFAGLREMVPAFTTLTVYYDPWLASGNGQHMPYERVAAQLRELLPVSGEAEAAEETKVVEIPVCYGGAFGPDLAFVAQHTGLSPAAVIALHTAPEYLVHMIGFAPGFPYVGGLDARLATPRRPQPRPLVPAGTVGIAGPQTGIYSLPTPGGWQLIGRTPLALFDAGWEQPSRLRAGQKLRFVAISEAEFAEIQPPQP
- a CDS encoding M1 family metallopeptidase gives rise to the protein MFTTPVTTAKAPLPTEPTEPDPPVTTGVSEMVAVARKATISGVAYNLSLHVPALKTEPIEAIEQVSFNLKDNRHPVQLDFKAPTGHLHSLIVNGQPVALDHRNEHLVLPVAALRRGHNVAEIRLRAGEQSLNRNDDYLYTLLVPDRARTVVPVFDQPNLKATFTLALTVPAGWQAIANAPVQDSTLNGATKQYLFAASDSMSTYLFSFAAGKFTRLNRTLNGRAMSLLHRETDSTKLRLSLDPIFQLHADALAFMTAYTGLPYPFQKFDFVAIPDFQYGGMEHVGAIDYKASTLFLDEGATQDQVLARSSLIAHETAHMWFGDLVTMQWFNDVWMKEVFANFMADKITQVAVKNSNYDLKFVIDHYPAAYGIDRTAGANPIRQPLTNLQDAGSLYGNIIYHKAPIMMRQLERLMGPEPFRDGLREYLKTYAHGNATWPDLIKILDARTPADLQAWNQVWVNQPGRPVFTADLQTSANKITSLTLTQRAEDGSDRLWPQLFEVLLMYPDGHTKELTVNMNARTVPVTQAVGEPAPRLVLYNSSGLGYGVFPTAPALTAQLSKLKNPVARAAAYVNLYENMLNGQVIRPLALLSVYRQALTLEPEELNLKLLTGQASAVFWQFLTPTQRLAVGPALEKDLWAALQKNPSVNSQKLLFKTYQSVALSLPAQARLYHIWQTEKAPARVKLTEDDYTALALALAVRDYPAAEPILPQQLARIKNPDRRQRLEFLMPALSPDGATRDAFFASLKDKAGRAKEAWVTAALGYLHHPQRQATSEKYLPASLDLLQEIQLTGDIFFPYGWLQASLGSYQSATAAATVRAFLAAHPDYNPQLRAKLLQASDDLLRAEKLAR
- a CDS encoding amidohydrolase, with product MKKTITLALLGTALLASFRPALPPTEALKTEALQDLQAHYAEYQQVAQRIWGFAEMGYKETKSSALLQETLRKNGFTVQAGVADIPTAFVATYGSGQPVIGILAEYDALPGLAQEAVADKSPIAGQNAGHGCGHNLFGTASVAAGIEIKKLLKEGKLHGTVKVYGCPAEEGGSGKVYLVRAGLFNGVDAVLHWHPGSENATMVGKYIANSSAKFRFHGVAAHAAAAPERGRSALDGVEAMDNMVNMMREHVPQETRIHYVITNGGKAPNVVPDFAEVYYYVRHPNRAEVEAVFARVVKAAEGAALGTGTTMDYEIIGGTHDLLINETLAHTLQRNLEQVGGVSYTAEEAAFGKKIQESLGAPAPPVAQAAEVSPYLLRDLGGSSDVGDVSYVVPTVGLMAATWIPGTPAHSWQAVACSGKEIGSKGMMVAAKTMALTAIDLFSDAELVAKAKAELKQKVGSYVYKPLLGDRKPALNYRD
- a CDS encoding S9 family peptidase, with the translated sequence MKNFSSWHLALLWLLLLPTAALRAQNRPFELGDLAKMTGLADPQFSPDGKSIALVVTTPDYAEDRFLTSLVLVNPANGEQRTLAAGRLGLTQPRWSPNGQELAYLVKTGAGKDSVPQLFVQALRGGEPRRLTNARRGVQHYAWRPDGGTVAYVTADKASNAAGPPDKGYDAFEVGNNDLFLGAAPTVSHIWLVPAAGGAATRLTSGAWSLPVTIPPGAPSSPLSWSADGKSLTFVQVPGPYSGDGNQRTAQVLNVADGTVRPLTGRKMLEGYPTFSPDGSQLSYWYPRQGNTNNINEIWVTPAAGGEGRNLTPALDRDVFRTIWMPDGKNLLLGGLDGNRTALWLQPLKGGAARKLNLGTVSPNWSFWVDVAVSRTGALAFIGTDPGHPAELYYMASPTAAPKALTDFHKEVRALQLGKAQTLTWQSDGVTNDGELTYPSNYTPGKTYPLVLVIHGGPTAASTATFSAQAQLFAGRGYFVFEPNYRGSDNLGNAYKAAITHDAGAGPGRDVMAGLAQLKRSGMVDTSRIGVSGWSYGGYMTVWLLGHYPAQWQAAVAGAAVTDWLDQYNLGDSNVQRAAAIGPSPWLSEANFQNYREQSPITLAGRIRTPTLILANTADPRVPVTQSYKLFHALKDNGVTTKFIAWPVPAHNASDPVRQRERNRFWLEWMDTYLQPGRTAEAGKSGSN